A genomic segment from Rhodothermales bacterium encodes:
- a CDS encoding PAS domain S-box protein: protein MDLRKYIPPDQALFPALLDQITDVCLAVDAQGRIRFANRACEQLMGRPLNEFAGTLFETLVHVDDWPEISALMADLRSRPDHTIQQTFRYVYGEVFRILEATWASIPRLNGEPLLMVSGNDATERVQAQIALKEREAELRRAERGGQLATWERNLTTNRFTASRQLFEIYGLSRDSDIDFKDLARYVPPEDLAFVRRTMQKAHETLGSVAFDHRITRPDGEERIVHLRGDTKLSGTDFIMIGTLQDVTDMRAMERALRVSEQRFRAIFDSTFQFIGLLQTDGILIEANETALRFGGLHRNEVIGKPFWECYWWSVGAEQQERLKGAIRTAAGGEFVRYNTEVFGADERLTIIDFSIKPLFGADGSVEMLIPEGRDITDEVTAQQALESSEALYRSLITSLSDGVLLVDSRGSIVAVNPSAERLLGQPANSLIGRNVSVDWNAVHADGSPMLPEEHPALMSLGSRTSLRNQVIGLRITNTGIRWISINAEPIEQMGDARDRAAVLSMSDMTDRILHETQIQDSNRRLRELAAQLHNVQEEERARIAREVHDVLGQAITSLRLDIVWLLDQFTNPEPAFRKRADSILSLVEQTINTVRRISHELRPGVLDHFGLPAAIEWLCEQQKKRTDIVCTTVDETSGRIEELDPKLAIALFRIFQEALTNIMKHSGASSMRTHLAVEHDTLTMEIADDGRGIRPEDIEQSTSLGLLNMRERIFPWNGSVAIDGKPNQGTRITVRVRLPQSSRRSQ from the coding sequence GTGGACCTCCGAAAATACATTCCCCCCGACCAGGCCTTATTTCCGGCTCTGCTCGACCAGATCACGGATGTTTGCCTGGCGGTCGACGCGCAGGGTCGCATCCGTTTTGCGAACAGAGCGTGTGAACAGTTGATGGGCCGACCGCTCAACGAGTTCGCCGGTACGCTCTTCGAGACCCTGGTGCATGTGGACGATTGGCCGGAAATATCCGCGTTGATGGCGGACTTACGAAGCCGGCCCGACCACACCATCCAACAGACGTTCCGGTATGTGTACGGGGAAGTCTTTCGAATCCTGGAAGCGACCTGGGCGTCGATTCCTCGGCTTAATGGTGAGCCGTTGCTCATGGTGAGTGGCAACGACGCCACCGAGCGGGTGCAGGCCCAGATAGCGCTGAAGGAGCGTGAAGCGGAACTGCGGCGGGCGGAGCGCGGCGGTCAGCTGGCAACCTGGGAACGAAATCTGACCACAAATCGATTTACGGCGTCCCGGCAACTCTTCGAAATTTACGGCCTTTCGCGCGACTCGGATATCGACTTCAAGGATCTCGCCCGTTACGTTCCGCCCGAGGACCTGGCATTCGTGCGCAGGACCATGCAAAAGGCGCATGAAACGTTAGGATCAGTCGCTTTCGACCACCGCATCACCCGACCGGATGGCGAGGAACGCATCGTCCACCTCCGGGGGGACACCAAACTCAGCGGCACAGACTTCATCATGATCGGCACCCTCCAGGATGTGACGGATATGCGCGCCATGGAGCGCGCGTTGCGCGTGAGTGAACAGCGGTTTCGGGCAATCTTCGACTCCACCTTCCAATTCATCGGGTTGCTGCAAACCGACGGTATTCTGATCGAGGCCAACGAGACCGCGCTTCGATTTGGCGGTCTCCATCGCAACGAGGTTATCGGCAAGCCGTTCTGGGAATGTTACTGGTGGTCGGTTGGCGCCGAGCAGCAGGAGCGATTAAAAGGCGCGATCCGTACCGCGGCCGGCGGGGAGTTCGTTCGGTACAACACCGAGGTTTTTGGCGCGGACGAGCGCCTGACGATCATCGACTTCAGCATCAAACCGCTCTTCGGCGCCGATGGAAGCGTCGAAATGCTGATCCCCGAGGGTCGCGATATCACGGACGAGGTAACCGCGCAGCAAGCGCTGGAATCCAGCGAAGCCCTCTATCGCTCCCTCATTACCAGCCTAAGCGACGGCGTGCTTCTGGTGGACTCTCGGGGGAGCATCGTGGCCGTCAACCCCAGCGCCGAGCGCTTACTCGGGCAACCGGCCAACAGCCTCATCGGTCGAAACGTGAGCGTCGACTGGAATGCTGTCCATGCGGACGGATCGCCCATGCTGCCGGAGGAACACCCCGCCCTTATGTCCTTGGGCAGCCGCACGTCGCTTCGCAATCAGGTGATCGGGCTCCGAATAACCAACACCGGCATACGCTGGATATCCATCAACGCCGAACCAATCGAGCAGATGGGAGACGCTCGTGACAGGGCGGCCGTCCTGTCGATGAGTGATATGACGGACCGGATCCTGCATGAAACCCAGATCCAGGACTCGAACCGCCGGCTCCGCGAACTCGCCGCGCAATTGCATAACGTTCAAGAGGAGGAACGCGCCCGGATCGCGCGTGAGGTGCACGACGTGCTCGGCCAGGCGATTACCTCGCTGCGGCTCGATATCGTGTGGCTGCTCGACCAATTCACCAACCCCGAGCCGGCGTTCCGCAAGCGAGCGGATTCCATCCTATCTCTTGTGGAGCAGACGATTAACACCGTGCGGCGGATCTCCCATGAACTCCGGCCCGGTGTACTCGATCATTTCGGGCTCCCTGCGGCTATCGAATGGCTCTGTGAACAACAGAAAAAGCGAACGGATATAGTTTGTACGACGGTGGATGAAACGAGTGGTCGCATCGAAGAATTAGACCCCAAGCTTGCCATCGCGCTCTTCCGTATCTTCCAGGAAGCGCTGACCAATATCATGAAACATTCCGGCGCCTCTTCGATGCGGACACATCTGGCCGTCGAACACGACACCCTCACGATGGAAATCGCGGACGATGGCCGCGGCATCAGGCCCGAAGACATCGAACAATCGACCTCGCTCGGTCTGCTTAACATGCGGGAGCGCATCTTCCCCTGGAACGGATCCGTCGCCATCGACGGTAAACCCAACCAGGGCACTCGCATCACGGTACGTGTTCGTCTTCCTCAATCATCCAGACGTTCCCAATGA